The Salvia miltiorrhiza cultivar Shanhuang (shh) chromosome 1, IMPLAD_Smil_shh, whole genome shotgun sequence genome has a window encoding:
- the LOC130991141 gene encoding uncharacterized protein LOC130991141, with amino-acid sequence MTKQNMESQSATIKRLETTVGQLSGTLNQMQQQQQPGKLHGQGLQPHQAQAVTVLRSGKKVDNKVEIPTDEPPKETCEEEMVKEVPPPREEEQQGEPSVKLHKATKPYRPPIPYPGRLRNEKQDQQFTDFYNMLAKVNVNLPLLDVIRNVPAYVKFFKELASKKRKFVDNEKILVSEVANSIMQQPLPPKQRDPDRSVRYPRGVIEDILVRVGGLIVPVDFVVLEIGEVHENGKEHTLLLGRPFMATTNTLIDVKNGTIKMTVLGESVSFSVHHSRALPSSSFTNECSYIDAIDGLAEMVYVQEQEIVEVFAGSADMEKFAREAEERERGRRDKLPIDEPVVLEDATKCKKPKLELKELSKHLKYVYLEEGEEKPVIISTELTHEQEMALMEVLRSNKLAFGWGLADISGISPAISRREQHLRGMANED; translated from the exons atgaccaaacagaacatggagtcacAGTCTGCTACAATCAAGCGTCTTGAGACAACCGTTGGACAACTCTCAGGGACCTTGAACCAGATgcaacagcagcaacaaccAGGGAAGCTCCATGGCCAAGGATTGCAGCCTCATCAAGCTCAAGCTGTCACAGTCCTACGGAGTGGAAAAAAAGTGGACAACAAAGTGGAGATCCCTACTGACGAGCCCCCTAAGGAAACTTGTGAGGAGGAGATGGTGAAAGAAGTACCCCCACCGAGAGAAGAAGAGCAGCAAGGAGAGCCCTCGGTGAAGCTTCACAAGGCCACCAAGCCTTACAGACCACCGATCCCGTACCCAGGTCGGTTGAGGAATGAGAAGCAAGATCAACAATtcaccgacttctacaacatgttggcaaaGGTGAATGTCAACTTGCCACTTCTGGACGTGATCAGAAATGTCCCGGCCTATGTGAAGTTCTTTAAGGAGCTGGCGTCCAAGAAGAGGAAGTTTGTTGACAACGAGAAGATTCTTGTGTCCGAGGTTGCCAATTCCATCATGCAACAGCCCTTGCCACCCAAGCAacgagatccag atagatcagttaggtaTCCTCGTGGGGTCATTGAGGATATTTTAGTTAGAGTGGGTGGTTTAATCGTGCCTGTCGATTTTGTTGTGCTTGAAATAGGAGAAGTTCATGAGAATGGCAAGGAACATACTTTACTGCTAGGAAGACCATTCATGGccaccactaacacgttgattgatgtgaaAAATGGAACAATAAAAATGACTGTGTTAGGAGAGTCCGTGTCTTTTTCTGTGCATCATAGTCGCGCTTTGCCATCATCTTCATTTACTAATGAATGCTcctatatagatgctattgacGGCCTCGCCGAGATGGTTTATGTGCAGGAACAAGAGATAGTGGAGGTCTTTGCAGGATCGGCGGATATGGAGAAGTTTGCTCGGGAAgccgaggaaagagagagaggacgAAGAGACAAACTCCCCATTGATGAGCCTGTGGTGCTTGAAGATGCCACGAAGTGCAAAAAGCCCAAATTGGAACTCAAGGAGCTCTCCAAACACCTCAAGTATGTGtacttggaagaaggagaggagaaGCCCGTGATAATATCCACCGAGCTCACTCATGAGCAAGAAATGGCATTGATGGAGGTGCTAAGGAGCAACAAGCTGGCATTTGGGTGGGGCCTTGCCGACATTAGTGGCATTAGCCCAGCCATCTCGAGGAGGGAGCAACACCTAAGAGGGATGGCCAACGAAGACTAA